The Papaver somniferum cultivar HN1 chromosome 3, ASM357369v1, whole genome shotgun sequence genome includes a region encoding these proteins:
- the LOC113358406 gene encoding protein timeless homolog isoform X2: MDLQGLSSICAGLGAIEEDDDGNWIGYTKNEFCLDNLKDLQRFLRRDDPETRDVFNQVCKWNIVSKDLVPIIELCQDNRDLVISAVKVLVFLTMPIEPGSNNISQQIEFLWRLKESIARNDTVAVIVSLLESPLENLEREAFTEDDLKLVELVLTLFRNILAIQDISLQQKASGYATQCLFLRDRFIELLFREHVTDLILVLTQHVGGSCSYLRQENFLLLEIFHYMFMGQEPELIAKPSKRGSEVDEDVEASLNSLQSIMEEERHKRRLTRSKNLDRHSQFSGTFTSLSMDGSKTLCKGNPKTTSRNLKPHKAQRGPVKRIAWDNGKLSSSKEIILELFHSFINQFLSAGYNVLMQSIREDIVKDEEGHSIQSNDVIVFFQVTQFVTAFQHQTFLVSKQKMERDTSEAETSKFNDTTSFQGDICGPIAATLNETMFSLVIRKWRIAFEVLKETKKGKKTDENICKEEGLMETYEYKFLSVAGSLMKTMIRMLDLVLKLFPEDSKEPQTARILLYKIFYDQTDQGMTQFLINLIRNFNNRKQPKSDLADLVEMMHVVVRLMENLQARGTLRVAKKSRRGKKKKLQTDKKAVVDDSGDVRVNKEGDVGLSTGKPSVDADGLLEDGLANPNSDGKEESTLIPDIIVGHEGPLLDTGNIVEDSTSKENIHHGSEPDDLECETDESSEDDPVAATDEIDFSVSTLVSMFANNSVIQNLCWLLKFYKSNSAGTNHYITRLLRRICEDLELSPMLYQLSLLTTFYNILAEQKASPQKEYTNIVSFLTDLIRKMLRKMKIQPLLFVEILFWKTRKECHYMSSERLLNEIGNLRKECKKFGTVSSGNEGEFGSSLGHDGMRRRSIADALGDDEFDVVIPPEGSHCKNKSDDQSKSNTSRSDSDIEGMEQPNFSNTQDEGHSFEHKSLRVPKRRRKLIFDSDMETNIKSLYEKYKEDRHCARLIAKSLDPDGNVSPAQVSNKLKQLGLKVEKKRMLSADDGKMMSDKENTLADLEESSLLERSTKSVRAFSQEQEKMLRDLYEQFKNDKKCSHMIASTLDTNNTFSAAQATRKLKQLGLIKKRPVESKTLLRDEADNDNSTVDEQVESDDETLLALKRRRKKREMGTTFNDRETATGSANRKIEMTASEDDGDEEVLSSIFHARRLSSKSQDEMHTTSSIDDTINEDHGDNTEREQNHNNMSSLLLKDVKKGFAAMGVDENTDQTRSPTGDDLLNNVDHSMLHHQLHDELADSDDDVGPAVSKSNLKRRKIVIDNDDE, translated from the exons ATGGATCTCCAAGGATTATCCTCAATTTGCGCTGGGCTTGGAGCTATTGAAGAGGACGATGACGGCAATTGGATTGGTTATACCAAGAATGAATTTTGTTTAG ATAATTTGAAAGATTTGCAGAGATTTCTGAGACGTGATGATCCAGAGACCCGAGATGTATTCAACCAGGTTTGCAAATGGAACATAGTATCCAAGGACTTGGTACCAATTATCGAACTCTGTCAAGACAATCGAGATTTGGTGATAAGTGCAG TGAAGGTTTTGGTATTTCTTACAATGCCGATCGAGCCAGGATCAAATAATATCTCCCAACAGATAGAGTTTTTGTGGCGCTTAAAGGAATCCATAGCACGCAATGACACAGTTGCTGTCATTGTCTCTCTTCTGGAAAGCCCACTGGAAAATTTAGAACG AGAGGCATTCACAGAGGATGATCTGAAACTAGTTGAGCTGGTGCTTACTTTGTTCCGGAATATTCTAGCTATACAGGATATCTCATTACAGCAGAAAGCATCGGGATATGCTACTCAATGCTTGTTCTTAAGAGACCGGTTTATTGAACTCCTGTTTCGTGAGCATGTGACAGATCTGATCTTAGTCCTCACCCAGCATGTGGGTGGTTCTTGTAGCTATCTTCGTCAAGAAAACTTTCTTTTATTAGAGATATTCCATTACATGTTTATGGGCCAAGAGCCGGAGTTGATTGCAAAACCATCAAAAAGAGGCTCTGAG GTGGATGAGGATGTTGAAGCATCACTTAACTCACTCCAGTCAATTATGGAGGAAGAAAGACACAAAAGAAGGCTAACTAGGTCCAAGAATTTGGATCGTCATTCCCAATTCAGCGGAACATTCACTTCCCTTTCCATG GATGGGTCTAAAACGTTATGCAAAGGAAATCCAAAAACTACCTCTCGCAATCTCAAACCACATAAGGCTCAAAGAGGTCCGGTTAAAAGAATTGCATGGGACAATGGAAAGTTATCCTCGTCAAAAGAGATCATCTTGGAGTTGTTCCACAGTTTTATAAATCAGTTCTTATCAGCGGGTTACAATG TTTTGATGCAGTCAATCAGAGAGGACATTGTGAAAGACGAGGAAGGCCATTCCATTCAGAGTAATGATGTGATTGTTTTCTTCCAAGTTACCCAATTTGTTACAGCCTTTCAACATCAGACTTTCTTAGTTTCAAAG CAAAAAATGGAGCGCGACACTTCTGAAGCTGAAACCAGTAAATTTAATGATACCACATCATTCCAGGGTGATATTTGTGGACCAATTGCAGCTACACTGAATGAAACCATGTTCTCATTAGTCATACGTAAATGGCGTATTGCTTTTGAGGTCTTGAAGGAAACAAAAAAAGGTAAAAAAACAGATGAAAATATATGCAAAGAGGAAGGCTTGATGGAAACATATGAGTACAAATTTTTGTCTGTAGCGGGGTCTCTCATGAAAACTATG ATTCGCATGTTAGATTTGGTACTCAAGCTAttccctgaagattctaaggaGCCTCAAACCGCTCGCATCCTTCTCTATAAGATATTCTATGATCAAACAGACCAAGGGATGACACAATTCCTTATCAATTTAATTAGAAACTTCAACAATCGTAAACAACCAAAAAG CGACCTTGCAGATTTGGTAGAAATGATGCATGTTGTTGTGCGGCTTATGGAAAATCTTCAAGCTCGAGGAACATTAAGA GTTGCTAAAAAATCTAGGCgaggaaaaaagaagaaactACAGACAGACAAAAAGGCTGTTGTAGATGATTCGGGAGATGTTCGAGTTAATAAAGAAGGGGATGTTGGGTTGTCTACTGGGAAACCGTCAGTAGATGCAGATGGACTATTGGAGGACGGTTTAGCAAATCCaaattctgatggaaaagaagaaagCACCTTGATCCCTGATATCATTGTGGGGCATGAAGGCCCCCTGCTGGACACAGGTAATATTGTTGAGGATTCAACTTCGAAGGAAAATATTCATCATGGTTCTGAGCCCGACGATCTCGAATGTGAAACGGATGAATCTTCTGAAGATGATCCTGTAGCTGCAACAGATGAAATTGATTTTAGCGTATCTACTTTGGTATCTATGTTTGCAAACAACTCTGTCATCCAAAACTTATGTTGGCTGCTGAAGTTTTACAAAAGCAATTCTGCTGGTACAAATCATTACATAACACGCTTGTTGCGGCGGATTTGTGAGGATCTAGAGCTTTCACCCATGCTATATCAG CTCTCCCTCCTTACAACATTCTACAATATCCTGGCTGAGCAGAAGGCATCACCACAAAAGGAATATACAAATATTGTTTCTTTCCTCACTGATCTAATCAGAAAAATGTTAAGGAAAATGAAGATCCAGCCTCTTCTTTTTGTGGAAATACTCTTTTGGAAGACACGAAAAGAATGCCACTACATGAGCTCTGAGAGATTGTTAAACGAGATTGGCAATTTAAGGAAAGAATGCAAAAAATTCGGAACTGTTTCTTCTGGTAATGAAGGTGAATTTGGTTCGTCACTAGGACATGATGGAATGAGGAGAAGAAGCATAGCGGATGCACTTGGTGATGATGAATTTGATGTTGTAATACCACCAGAAGGCAGTCATTGCAA GAATAAATCTGATGACCAGAGCAAAAGCAATACATCCAGATCAGACAGTGATATTGAAGGAATGGAGCAACCAAACTTCAGCAACACTCAAGA TGAAGGGCATTCTTTCGAACACAAATCTCTTAGAGTTCCTAAGCGAAGGAGAAAACTTATTTTTGATTCAGATATGGAGACTAATATCAAGAGTCTGTACGAGAA ATATAAAGAGGATCGGCACTGTGCTCGTCTAATTGCGAAATCCCTTGATCCCGATGGAAATGTTTCTCCAGCTCAAGTTTCGAATAAGCTTAAACAGCTAGGACTTAAGGTTGAAAAGAAAAGAATGCTTTCTGCTGATGATGGTAAAATGATGTCTGACAAGGAAAATACCTTGGCCGATTTGGAGGAAAGTTCTCTTTTGGAAAGATCCAC GAAAAGTGTACGTGCTTTCAGCCAAGAGCAGGAGAAGATGCTTAGAGATTTATATGAGCA GTTTAAAAATGATAAGAAGTGCAGCCACATGATTGCAAGTACATTGGATACTAATAATACATTTTCAGCAGCCCAAGCTACTCGAAAACTCAAGCAACTTGGCTTGATAAAGAAGAGACCAGTTGAATCAAAGACACTTTTAAGAGATGAAGCTGATAATGATAATTCGACTGTAGATGAACAAGTGGAATCTGATGATGAAACATTGCTGGCACTGAAGAGAAG gagaaaaaagagagagatgggCACGACATTTAATGATAGGGAAACTGCCACAGGTTCCGCTAACAGGAAGATTGAAATGACAGCATCAGAAGATGATGGTGATGAGGAAGTCTTAAGCTCTATTTTTCA TGCTAGGAGACTTTCATCGAAGTCACAGGATGAGATGCACACAACCAGCTCAATTGATGATACAATTAATGAAGACCATGGAGATAACACTGAAAG AGAGCAGAACCATAACAACATGTCAAGCTTATTGCTTAAAGATGTAAAGAAGGGGTTTGCTGCCATGGGTGTCGATGAAAACACTGACCAAACCAGAAGCCCGACAGGTGATGATCTCTTGAACAATGTCGATCATAGCATGCTACATCATCAATTGCATGACGAGTTAGCTGACTCAGATGATGATGTTGGACCAGCTGTGTCAAAGAGTAATCTCAAAAGAAGGAAGATAGTaattgataatgatgatgagtaA
- the LOC113358406 gene encoding protein timeless homolog isoform X1, which produces MDLQGLSSICAGLGAIEEDDDGNWIGYTKNEFCLDNLKDLQRFLRRDDPETRDVFNQVCKWNIVSKDLVPIIELCQDNRDLVISAVKVLVFLTMPIEPGSNNISQQIEFLWRLKESIARNDTVAVIVSLLESPLENLEREAFTEDDLKLVELVLTLFRNILAIQDISLQQKASGYATQCLFLRDRFIELLFREHVTDLILVLTQHVGGSCSYLRQENFLLLEIFHYMFMGQEPELIAKPSKRGSEVDEDVEASLNSLQSIMEEERHKRRLTRSKNLDRHSQFSGTFTSLSMDGSKTLCKGNPKTTSRNLKPHKAQRGPVKRIAWDNGKLSSSKEIILELFHSFINQFLSAGYNVLMQSIREDIVKDEEGHSIQSNDVIVFFQVTQFVTAFQHQTFLVSKQKMERDTSEAETSKFNDTTSFQGDICGPIAATLNETMFSLVIRKWRIAFEVLKETKKGKKTDENICKEEGLMETYEYKFLSVAGSLMKTMIRMLDLVLKLFPEDSKEPQTARILLYKIFYDQTDQGMTQFLINLIRNFNNRKQPKSDLADLVEMMHVVVRLMENLQARGTLRVAKKSRRGKKKKLQTDKKAVVDDSGDVRVNKEGDVGLSTGKPSVDADGLLEDGLANPNSDGKEESTLIPDIIVGHEGPLLDTGNIVEDSTSKENIHHGSEPDDLECETDESSEDDPVAATDEIDFSVSTLVSMFANNSVIQNLCWLLKFYKSNSAGTNHYITRLLRRICEDLELSPMLYQLSLLTTFYNILAEQKASPQKEYTNIVSFLTDLIRKMLRKMKIQPLLFVEILFWKTRKECHYMSSERLLNEIGNLRKECKKFGTVSSGNEGEFGSSLGHDGMRRRSIADALGDDEFDVVIPPEGSHCKNKSDDQSKSNTSRSDSDIEGMEQPNFSNTQDEGHSFEHKSLRVPKRRRKLIFDSDMETNIKSLYEKYKEDRHCARLIAKSLDPDGNVSPAQVSNKLKQLGLKVEKKRMLSADDGKMMSDKENTLADLEESSLLERSTKSVRAFSQEQEKMLRDLYEQFKNDKKCSHMIASTLDTNNTFSAAQATRKLKQLGLIKKRPVESKTLLRDEADNDNSTVDEQVESDDETLLALKRRRKKREMGTTFNDRETATGSANRKIEMTASEDDGDEEVLSSIFQRSARRLSSKSQDEMHTTSSIDDTINEDHGDNTEREQNHNNMSSLLLKDVKKGFAAMGVDENTDQTRSPTGDDLLNNVDHSMLHHQLHDELADSDDDVGPAVSKSNLKRRKIVIDNDDE; this is translated from the exons ATGGATCTCCAAGGATTATCCTCAATTTGCGCTGGGCTTGGAGCTATTGAAGAGGACGATGACGGCAATTGGATTGGTTATACCAAGAATGAATTTTGTTTAG ATAATTTGAAAGATTTGCAGAGATTTCTGAGACGTGATGATCCAGAGACCCGAGATGTATTCAACCAGGTTTGCAAATGGAACATAGTATCCAAGGACTTGGTACCAATTATCGAACTCTGTCAAGACAATCGAGATTTGGTGATAAGTGCAG TGAAGGTTTTGGTATTTCTTACAATGCCGATCGAGCCAGGATCAAATAATATCTCCCAACAGATAGAGTTTTTGTGGCGCTTAAAGGAATCCATAGCACGCAATGACACAGTTGCTGTCATTGTCTCTCTTCTGGAAAGCCCACTGGAAAATTTAGAACG AGAGGCATTCACAGAGGATGATCTGAAACTAGTTGAGCTGGTGCTTACTTTGTTCCGGAATATTCTAGCTATACAGGATATCTCATTACAGCAGAAAGCATCGGGATATGCTACTCAATGCTTGTTCTTAAGAGACCGGTTTATTGAACTCCTGTTTCGTGAGCATGTGACAGATCTGATCTTAGTCCTCACCCAGCATGTGGGTGGTTCTTGTAGCTATCTTCGTCAAGAAAACTTTCTTTTATTAGAGATATTCCATTACATGTTTATGGGCCAAGAGCCGGAGTTGATTGCAAAACCATCAAAAAGAGGCTCTGAG GTGGATGAGGATGTTGAAGCATCACTTAACTCACTCCAGTCAATTATGGAGGAAGAAAGACACAAAAGAAGGCTAACTAGGTCCAAGAATTTGGATCGTCATTCCCAATTCAGCGGAACATTCACTTCCCTTTCCATG GATGGGTCTAAAACGTTATGCAAAGGAAATCCAAAAACTACCTCTCGCAATCTCAAACCACATAAGGCTCAAAGAGGTCCGGTTAAAAGAATTGCATGGGACAATGGAAAGTTATCCTCGTCAAAAGAGATCATCTTGGAGTTGTTCCACAGTTTTATAAATCAGTTCTTATCAGCGGGTTACAATG TTTTGATGCAGTCAATCAGAGAGGACATTGTGAAAGACGAGGAAGGCCATTCCATTCAGAGTAATGATGTGATTGTTTTCTTCCAAGTTACCCAATTTGTTACAGCCTTTCAACATCAGACTTTCTTAGTTTCAAAG CAAAAAATGGAGCGCGACACTTCTGAAGCTGAAACCAGTAAATTTAATGATACCACATCATTCCAGGGTGATATTTGTGGACCAATTGCAGCTACACTGAATGAAACCATGTTCTCATTAGTCATACGTAAATGGCGTATTGCTTTTGAGGTCTTGAAGGAAACAAAAAAAGGTAAAAAAACAGATGAAAATATATGCAAAGAGGAAGGCTTGATGGAAACATATGAGTACAAATTTTTGTCTGTAGCGGGGTCTCTCATGAAAACTATG ATTCGCATGTTAGATTTGGTACTCAAGCTAttccctgaagattctaaggaGCCTCAAACCGCTCGCATCCTTCTCTATAAGATATTCTATGATCAAACAGACCAAGGGATGACACAATTCCTTATCAATTTAATTAGAAACTTCAACAATCGTAAACAACCAAAAAG CGACCTTGCAGATTTGGTAGAAATGATGCATGTTGTTGTGCGGCTTATGGAAAATCTTCAAGCTCGAGGAACATTAAGA GTTGCTAAAAAATCTAGGCgaggaaaaaagaagaaactACAGACAGACAAAAAGGCTGTTGTAGATGATTCGGGAGATGTTCGAGTTAATAAAGAAGGGGATGTTGGGTTGTCTACTGGGAAACCGTCAGTAGATGCAGATGGACTATTGGAGGACGGTTTAGCAAATCCaaattctgatggaaaagaagaaagCACCTTGATCCCTGATATCATTGTGGGGCATGAAGGCCCCCTGCTGGACACAGGTAATATTGTTGAGGATTCAACTTCGAAGGAAAATATTCATCATGGTTCTGAGCCCGACGATCTCGAATGTGAAACGGATGAATCTTCTGAAGATGATCCTGTAGCTGCAACAGATGAAATTGATTTTAGCGTATCTACTTTGGTATCTATGTTTGCAAACAACTCTGTCATCCAAAACTTATGTTGGCTGCTGAAGTTTTACAAAAGCAATTCTGCTGGTACAAATCATTACATAACACGCTTGTTGCGGCGGATTTGTGAGGATCTAGAGCTTTCACCCATGCTATATCAG CTCTCCCTCCTTACAACATTCTACAATATCCTGGCTGAGCAGAAGGCATCACCACAAAAGGAATATACAAATATTGTTTCTTTCCTCACTGATCTAATCAGAAAAATGTTAAGGAAAATGAAGATCCAGCCTCTTCTTTTTGTGGAAATACTCTTTTGGAAGACACGAAAAGAATGCCACTACATGAGCTCTGAGAGATTGTTAAACGAGATTGGCAATTTAAGGAAAGAATGCAAAAAATTCGGAACTGTTTCTTCTGGTAATGAAGGTGAATTTGGTTCGTCACTAGGACATGATGGAATGAGGAGAAGAAGCATAGCGGATGCACTTGGTGATGATGAATTTGATGTTGTAATACCACCAGAAGGCAGTCATTGCAA GAATAAATCTGATGACCAGAGCAAAAGCAATACATCCAGATCAGACAGTGATATTGAAGGAATGGAGCAACCAAACTTCAGCAACACTCAAGA TGAAGGGCATTCTTTCGAACACAAATCTCTTAGAGTTCCTAAGCGAAGGAGAAAACTTATTTTTGATTCAGATATGGAGACTAATATCAAGAGTCTGTACGAGAA ATATAAAGAGGATCGGCACTGTGCTCGTCTAATTGCGAAATCCCTTGATCCCGATGGAAATGTTTCTCCAGCTCAAGTTTCGAATAAGCTTAAACAGCTAGGACTTAAGGTTGAAAAGAAAAGAATGCTTTCTGCTGATGATGGTAAAATGATGTCTGACAAGGAAAATACCTTGGCCGATTTGGAGGAAAGTTCTCTTTTGGAAAGATCCAC GAAAAGTGTACGTGCTTTCAGCCAAGAGCAGGAGAAGATGCTTAGAGATTTATATGAGCA GTTTAAAAATGATAAGAAGTGCAGCCACATGATTGCAAGTACATTGGATACTAATAATACATTTTCAGCAGCCCAAGCTACTCGAAAACTCAAGCAACTTGGCTTGATAAAGAAGAGACCAGTTGAATCAAAGACACTTTTAAGAGATGAAGCTGATAATGATAATTCGACTGTAGATGAACAAGTGGAATCTGATGATGAAACATTGCTGGCACTGAAGAGAAG gagaaaaaagagagagatgggCACGACATTTAATGATAGGGAAACTGCCACAGGTTCCGCTAACAGGAAGATTGAAATGACAGCATCAGAAGATGATGGTGATGAGGAAGTCTTAAGCTCTATTTTTCA GAGAAGTGCTAGGAGACTTTCATCGAAGTCACAGGATGAGATGCACACAACCAGCTCAATTGATGATACAATTAATGAAGACCATGGAGATAACACTGAAAG AGAGCAGAACCATAACAACATGTCAAGCTTATTGCTTAAAGATGTAAAGAAGGGGTTTGCTGCCATGGGTGTCGATGAAAACACTGACCAAACCAGAAGCCCGACAGGTGATGATCTCTTGAACAATGTCGATCATAGCATGCTACATCATCAATTGCATGACGAGTTAGCTGACTCAGATGATGATGTTGGACCAGCTGTGTCAAAGAGTAATCTCAAAAGAAGGAAGATAGTaattgataatgatgatgagtaA